From Anopheles darlingi chromosome 2, idAnoDarlMG_H_01, whole genome shotgun sequence, the proteins below share one genomic window:
- the LOC125951273 gene encoding kanadaptin produces the protein MTEKSEFKVPTIDPKVLAKGRKSDLPPSASKVNLPIPKPEELGNPSSFEPNTAEIPPIPYKEPSWSGKCDPDRNYYFEVEKNGVIIEKVRQLQGKPFWLFGRLPNCDLNLAHPTISRYHAVLQYRPAPRDASDSEEDEEQNNKRRATHATVEPGWYLYDLNSTHGTFVNKQQITARTYVRLRVGYIVKLGSSSRNYILQGPPDDEDEPSAMTITEIKEQTAKMRKLRDEMAEIERTERERIEKLKEEEGISWGMAEDADEETDLTENPYAASNNEELFLDDPKKTLRGYFEREGHELDYQVEELPSRLYKCTVELPIDDANGRPIVATATDKNKKKEAVVQCALEACRILDRHGLLRQANHEPRRRFKKQSDSDDDDEYLDRTGAVEERRKRKETKNTQQIRSYEDLIREEAEILERLEKIEQEIERKQLISKKTRWPENEDDMDNFLSNLIPPHDKFKLKRLRLEQKSLNVKHAHVKKLIEIAKPIDLDRIVTGKPLESSGDDAQDKKRKMMLPLFGKRNKLSNTFGIRGSNIKAEKDTDVPAESKDKELEAGKASNSTPGNNDKKFTFKTVQQSTAPVSAEKNKRSSEVSNQSLDGRSAKKRSLTEGTQAGGSSVVSKPSKVMVEEEEAAEEDAEAANTSSSRKKRPRQRTRGKARDNVDIDDTEELASEDKNVEWVPPSGQTGDGRTSLNEKYGY, from the exons ATGACGGAAAAATCGGAATTCAAGGTACCGACAATCGATCCGAAGGTGTTGGCCAAAGGGCGCAAATCGGACTTGCCTCCTAGCGCCTCGAAAGTGAACCTACCGATTCCCAAGCCGGAAGAGCTGGGCAACCCTAGCTCGTTCGAACCGAATACCGCCGAGATTCCGCCGATACCGTACAAGGAACCGAGCTGGTCCGGCAAGTGTGATCCCGACCGGAACTACTACTTTGAGGTGGAAAAGAATGGCGTCATCATCGAAAAGGTGCGACAACTGCAAGGTAAACCGTTCTGGCTATTTGGCCGGTTACCCAATTGTGATCTCAATTTGGCGCATCCAACGATATCCCGATACCACGCGGTACTACAGTACCGACCGGCGCCACGGGATGCATCCGATTccgaggaagacgaggagcAGAATAATAAAAGACGCGCAACGCACGCTACGGTTGAACCCGGATGGTATCTTTACGATTTGAACAGCACGCACGGAACGTTTGTGAACAAGCAGCAAATAACGGCGCGCACTTATGTTCGGTTGCGCGTCGGTTACATAGTGAAGCTTGGGTCGAGCTCGCGGAACTACATCCTGCAAGGACCGccggatgatgaagatgaaccgTCGGCCATGACCATCACCGAGATAAAGGAACAAACTGCCAAGATGCGGAAACTGCGTGACGAGATGgccgaaatcgaacgaaccgaacgggaACGTATCGAAAAActgaaagaagaggaaggcaTCAGCTGGGGTATGGCGGAGGATGCCGATGAGGAGACGGACCTGACCGAAAATCCGTACGCTGCCTCCAACAACGAGGAGTTGTTTTTGGATGATCCCAAGAAAACATTACGCGGGTACTTTGAGCGTGAGGGGCACGAACTGGATTATCAGGTGGAGGAACTGCCCTCGAGGCTGTACAAATGTACCGTCGAGCTACCGATCGACGATGCCAACGGTCGTCCGATCgtggcgacggcaacggacaaaaacaaaaagaaggaagcggTCGTCCAGTGTGCTCTGGAGGCGTGCCGCATCCTGGATCGGCATGGTCTGCTGCGCCAGGCAAACCATG AACCACGACGTCGATTCAAAAAACAATCAgactcggatgatgatgacgagtaTCTTGACCGTACGGGAGCCGTCGAAGAGCgccggaaacggaaggaaacgaaaaacacgcaGCAAATTCGTTCCTACGAAGACTTG ATTCGAGAAGAGGCAGAAATCCTCGAACGCTTGGAAAAGATCGAGCAGGAGATTGAAAGAAAGCAGCTCATTTCAAAGAAAACGCGCTGGCCCGAGAACGAGGATGATATGGACAATTTTTTAAGCAACCTCATTCCACCGCACGACAAATTCAAACTGAAACGGTTACGCTTGGAACAAAAAAGCCTCAATGTGAAGCATGCACACGTTAAAAAATTAATCGAAATCgccaaaccgatcgatctgGATCGCATCGTGACGGGTAAGCCCCTGGAATCGTCCGGTGACGATGCCCAAGACAAGAAGCGCAAAATGATGCTGCCCCTGTTTGGTAAACGGAACAAACTGAGCAACACGTTCGGCATCCGGGGATCGAACATAAAGGCGGAAAAGGATACGGATGTGCCAGCTGAAAGTAAAGATAAAGAATTAGAGGCAGGGAAAGCGTCCAACAGTACGCCAGGGAACAATGATAAGAAATTTACCTTCAAAACGGTGCAGCAAAGCACTGCACCAGTATCAGCAGAAAAGAACAAACGTTCCTCCGAGGTATCGAACCAATCGTTGGATGGCCGTAGCGCAAAGAAACGATCACTAACCGAGGGCACTCAGGCTGGAGGTAGCAGTGTAGTGTCGAAACCGTCCAAGGTGATggtggaagaagaggaagcagctgaagaagatgCGGAGGCTGctaacaccagcagcagcagaaagaaacGTCCACGGCAGCGAACCCGTGGCAAAGCTCGAGACAACGTCGACATCGACGATACGGAAGAGTTGGCGAGTGAAGATAAGAACGTAGAGTGGGTCCCACCTTCGGGACAGACAGGTGACGGTCGAACGTCGTTGAATGAAAAGTATGGATATTAG
- the LOC125951297 gene encoding N-alpha-acetyltransferase 80-like has translation MTPPPSEGQPYKVVPIHKHRELMDQCIALINSEWPRSYTARLWSLESSKETLPTSFVLTADDGKETAVLAHAKLSPIPADPHAVFVESVVVARERRGQGIGRLLMREVENHCFKTLRLDRIYLCTIDQQAFYAKLGYELCKAINIFGSRPTFNQSTKKTWMTKGAPSK, from the coding sequence ATGACTCCACCACCCAGCGAAGGACAGCCCTACAAGGTGGTACCGATCCATAAACATCGCGAGCTGATGGACCAGTGCATAGCGCTCATCAATTCCGAGTGGCCTCGCTCCTACACGGCCCGGCTTTGGAGCCTGGAATCGTCGAAGGAAACACTGCCCACAAGCTTCGTGCTCACGGCTGACGATGGCAAGGAAACGGCCGTCCTTGCACACGCCAAACTTTCGCCCATTCCAGCCGATCCGCATGCCGTGTTCGTCGAAAGTGTGGTAGTGGCACGAGAACGCCGCGGTCAAGGCATTGGCCGTTTGCTAATGCGAGAGGTGGAAAATCATTGCTTCAAGACCCTGCGGCTAGACAGGATATATCTGTGTACGATCGACCAGCAAGCATTTTACGCCAAGCTTGGTTACGAGTTGTGCAAAGCGATCAACATTTTCGGATCGCGGCCCACGTTCAACCAGAGCACAAAGAAAACGTGGATGACTAAAGGAGCACCAAGCAAGTGA
- the LOC125951274 gene encoding uncharacterized protein LOC125951274 isoform X1, whose amino-acid sequence MNSLAVGSENREFWCGFIELYRNLPVLWAKPCVGEPQSISKNLRNRANAILLRKYREHDPTAVPATIKSVLKELQYLRRAAESRQTSERRKTPTWLLKSLDFLRAEELEALSKRPTEEQNDCIQSITDPGIGDESVEFMDPCDLRNDLQLYCKSLARELGTLPEVQLRYAQEHIERVVRGGQLGMLSSEWPETDPSVEELPRSDMPESPDEAVEECILEDIPAAGPAVIKRRKLTDKVLRRNIEDSDHQGSFARFDQDIEPLDSDDDVSDLHDYSDEYAVVETDTVAIHIEDQRTSDSYGNDETVNMEIPNGPTGSEEQQQTAAIDDSNLIAVRLPSGLVMRRRCTAHCSNFVDSIVPEYSEPEFVRQFRLGRETVRRLCHHLEQENTFKKLKGHGGYQAISVETHALAFLWFLGQKKVSYRNVADQFQLSLSCVHDVIWRVCDGLLNLQPMVFNQMDDTAKALSACQFAEFCSIPNVIGCVDGMQIRVDRPSENSKYYQLTKRYYTLQVQAIIDADMRFVNVFADYPGEPDLLKTVVELCGDNYCVLGNEAFPCLQQLLVPFRSDGISLSMAQQTFNDQLTQVHSAYQKIFQRLRQRFRQLSYLKGCHLLKVVKMVKVCCLLHNLSLPEELDLLEDDTSETSHVQTTPFFTRTCSVSSMANVQSGQQKREAICAEIQINHIKLLQRTGFKDK is encoded by the exons ATGAATTCGCTGGCTGTAGGATCCGAGAATCGCGAATTTTGGTGTGGGTTTATAGAGCTGTACCGCAATCTACCGGTGTTGTGGGCCAAACCGTGTGTAGGGGAGCCGCAGAGTATTTCAAAGAATCTCCGCAACCGAGCCAACGCAATATTGCTCAGGAAATACCGGGAACACGACCCCACGGCAGTCCCGGCCACGATAAAGAGTGTTCTAAAGGAACTGCAATACCTCCGTCGTGCCGCAGAATCTAGACAGACCTCTGAGAGGAGGAAAACTCCTACGTGGTTGTTGAAATCTCTAGATTTTCTACGTGCCGAGGAACTGGAAGCCCTTAGTAAACGGCCAACGGAAGAACAAAATGATTGCATTCAATCTATAACTGACCCCGGCATTGGAGATGAATCTGTCGAATTCATGGATCCCTGTGACTTACGAAATGATCTACAGCTATATTGTAAATCGCTCGCAAGAGAGCTGGGAACGCTTCCAGAGGTACAGCTGCGGTATGCACAGGAACACATCGAGCGGGTAGTGCGAGGTGGGCAACTAGGAATGTTGTCCTCTGAATGGCCCGAAACAGATCCGAGTGTCGAGGAACTTCCTCGTTCCGATATGCCAGAGTCACCGGATGAAGCCGTGGAAGAGTGCATTCTTGAGGATATACCAGCAGCTGGTCCAGCTGTTATAAAACGACGAAAACTAACTGACAAAGTTCTCCGCAGGAATATCGAAGATTCTGACCATCAAGGATCATTCGCTAGGTTTGATCAAGATATCGAACCACTGgattccgatgatgatgtttcagATTTGCACGACTATTCTGATGAATATGCTGTTGTTGAAACAGATACTGTAGCAATTCATATCGAAGATCAACGAACCAG TGATAGCTACGGAAATGACGAGACCGTTAATATGGAAATACCGAATGGACCGACGGGCTcagaggagcagcaacaaacggCAGCGATAGATG ATTCAAATTTAATCGCCGTGCGCCTTCCGTCCGGGCTCGTTATGCGACGCAGATGTACAGCACATTGTTCGAACTTCGTGGACAGCATCGTGCCAGAATACAGTGAACCGGAGTTTGTACGGCAATTTCGCTTGGGGCGGGAAACGGTTCGCAGGCTTTGTCACCACCTGGAGCAAGAGAATACCTTCAAGAAACTGAAAG GACACGGTGGATATCAGGCGATCAGCGTGGAGACACACGCACTGGCCTTCCTGTGGTTTCTTGGGCAGAAGAAAGTGTCCTATCGGAATGTGGCCGATCAGTTCCAGTTGTCCCTGAGCTGCGTGCACGACGTCATCTGGCGGGTATGCGATGGATTGCTGAATCTTCAACCGATGGTCTTTAACCAAATGGACGATACTGCGAAAGCACTGTCCGCCTGTCAatttgccgaattttgctcgATACCGAATGTAATTG GCTGTGTCGATGGAATGCAAATTAGGGTCGATCGACCGTCGGAAAATTCGAAATACTATCAGCTAACCAAACGATACTACACCCTCCAGGTCCAAGCAATCATCGATGCGGACATGCGCTTCGTGAACGTGTTCGCGGATTACCCGGGCGAACCGGATCTTTTAAAAACCGTTGTCGAGCTGTGTGGTGATAACTACTGTGTCTTGGGTAACGAGGCATTCCCATGTTTACAGCAGCTACTGGTACCTTTCCGCAGCGATGGCATATCGTTATCAATGGCACAGCAAACATTCAATGACCAACTGACGCAGGTGCATAGTGCTTACCAAAAGATTTTCCAGCGCTTGCGGCAACGTTTCCGGCAGCTCTCTTATCTAAAAGGCTGCCATCTATTGAAGGTAGTTAAAATGGTAAAAGTCTGCTGTTTGCTACACAACTTGTCCTTACCGGAAGAGCTGGACCTGCTCGAGGATGATACCAGTGAGACTAGTCATGTGCAAACGACGCCATTCTTCACCCGGACTTGCAGTGTTTCATCGATGGCCAATGTACAGAGTGGGCAGCAGAAACGTGAAGCAATCTGTGCTGAGATTCAAATCAACCATATTAAACTTTTACAAAGAACAGGATttaaagataaataa
- the LOC125951274 gene encoding uncharacterized protein LOC125951274 isoform X2 yields MEIPNGPTGSEEQQQTAAIDDSNLIAVRLPSGLVMRRRCTAHCSNFVDSIVPEYSEPEFVRQFRLGRETVRRLCHHLEQENTFKKLKGHGGYQAISVETHALAFLWFLGQKKVSYRNVADQFQLSLSCVHDVIWRVCDGLLNLQPMVFNQMDDTAKALSACQFAEFCSIPNVIGCVDGMQIRVDRPSENSKYYQLTKRYYTLQVQAIIDADMRFVNVFADYPGEPDLLKTVVELCGDNYCVLGNEAFPCLQQLLVPFRSDGISLSMAQQTFNDQLTQVHSAYQKIFQRLRQRFRQLSYLKGCHLLKVVKMVKVCCLLHNLSLPEELDLLEDDTSETSHVQTTPFFTRTCSVSSMANVQSGQQKREAICAEIQINHIKLLQRTGFKDK; encoded by the exons ATGGAAATACCGAATGGACCGACGGGCTcagaggagcagcaacaaacggCAGCGATAGATG ATTCAAATTTAATCGCCGTGCGCCTTCCGTCCGGGCTCGTTATGCGACGCAGATGTACAGCACATTGTTCGAACTTCGTGGACAGCATCGTGCCAGAATACAGTGAACCGGAGTTTGTACGGCAATTTCGCTTGGGGCGGGAAACGGTTCGCAGGCTTTGTCACCACCTGGAGCAAGAGAATACCTTCAAGAAACTGAAAG GACACGGTGGATATCAGGCGATCAGCGTGGAGACACACGCACTGGCCTTCCTGTGGTTTCTTGGGCAGAAGAAAGTGTCCTATCGGAATGTGGCCGATCAGTTCCAGTTGTCCCTGAGCTGCGTGCACGACGTCATCTGGCGGGTATGCGATGGATTGCTGAATCTTCAACCGATGGTCTTTAACCAAATGGACGATACTGCGAAAGCACTGTCCGCCTGTCAatttgccgaattttgctcgATACCGAATGTAATTG GCTGTGTCGATGGAATGCAAATTAGGGTCGATCGACCGTCGGAAAATTCGAAATACTATCAGCTAACCAAACGATACTACACCCTCCAGGTCCAAGCAATCATCGATGCGGACATGCGCTTCGTGAACGTGTTCGCGGATTACCCGGGCGAACCGGATCTTTTAAAAACCGTTGTCGAGCTGTGTGGTGATAACTACTGTGTCTTGGGTAACGAGGCATTCCCATGTTTACAGCAGCTACTGGTACCTTTCCGCAGCGATGGCATATCGTTATCAATGGCACAGCAAACATTCAATGACCAACTGACGCAGGTGCATAGTGCTTACCAAAAGATTTTCCAGCGCTTGCGGCAACGTTTCCGGCAGCTCTCTTATCTAAAAGGCTGCCATCTATTGAAGGTAGTTAAAATGGTAAAAGTCTGCTGTTTGCTACACAACTTGTCCTTACCGGAAGAGCTGGACCTGCTCGAGGATGATACCAGTGAGACTAGTCATGTGCAAACGACGCCATTCTTCACCCGGACTTGCAGTGTTTCATCGATGGCCAATGTACAGAGTGGGCAGCAGAAACGTGAAGCAATCTGTGCTGAGATTCAAATCAACCATATTAAACTTTTACAAAGAACAGGATttaaagataaataa
- the LOC125951285 gene encoding lysosomal acid phosphatase — protein MGADCLQPGKRGLTLSVIVLGGACLTVMLAYLAFGDSTDESGFRTLRMVSILFRHGDRSPTDFYPNDPHRNHAWTGGLGALSEKGSQQMYQLGKLLRPRYYRLLPSNGLYSKDKMMVVSSYAERCIMSAQSFMAGFLPPLENTNPLPIPWQPAAINVLPRDRDTILAQKQLCPRYERNLQRLMAYPPKDIRDLYEKNAALFRTLSQETGRNISTVLDVELLYNTLEIEKLAGLELPDWTEDIFPAKLLPLAERSLALFTEVPLMKKIKGGAIIGELLDNAVRRRSGILMPERNIFIYSGHDVTLVNLMRALGVIEQTTGKPDFAATLVFELHHSITFDDDYEVKIVYFFNSDDKYPKEIEIPNCESPCSLTRFEQVMETVRLRNYDETCQLV, from the exons ATGGGAGCGGATTGCCTCCAACCGGGCAAACGGGGTCTCACCCTGTCGGTCATCGTGCTGGGCGGTGCCTGTCTCACGGTGATGCTGGCCTATCTGGCCTTCGGGGACAGCACTGATGAGTCGGGTTTCCGGACGCTCCGGATGGTAAGCATCCTGTTCCGCCACGGTGATCGTTCACCAACGGACTTCTATCCGAACGATCCGCATCGTAATCATGCTTGGACAGGTGGCCTTGGAGCCCTCTCCGAG AAAGGATCGCAGCAGATGTATCAACTCGGTAAGCTGTTGCGTCCACGGTACTATCGGTTGCTGCCTTCGAATGGACTCTACTCGAAGGacaagatgatggtggttagcAGCTACGCCGAACGGTGTATCATGAGTGCTCAAAGCTTCATGGCCGGATTTCTACCTCCTCTCGAGAACACTAATCCATTGCCCATTCCGTGGCAACCGGCAGCGATCAATGTTCtgcctcgcgatcgcgatacg ATTCTGGCCCAAAAGCAACTATGCCCGCGCTACGAACGTAATTTGCAGCGTTTAATGGCTTACCCACCGAAAGACATACGTGATCTGTACGAGAAGAATGCGGCTCTGTTTCGAACGTTGAGCCAAGAAACGGGAAGAAACATTAGTACCGTACTGGATGTTGAGCTGCTGTACAACACGCTGGAGATTGAGAAGTTGGCCGGTCTAGAGCTGCCCGACTGGACGGAAGATATCTTTCCCGCGAAACTACTACCGTTAGCAGAGCGCAGCCTGGCTCTCTTCACCGAAGTTCCGCTGATGAAAAAGATCAAGGGTGGGGCGATTATCGGTGAGCTGCTGGATAATGCGGTGCGGCGCCGTTCGGGTATACTGATGCCAGAGCGAAACATTTTCATCTACTCGGGTCATGATGTTACGCTCGTGAATCTGATGCGGGCACTGGGTGTGATCGAGCAGACGACCGGTAAACCGGACTTTGCGGCTACGCTGGTGTTCGAGCTGCACCACAGCATCACGTTCGACGATGACTACGAGGTGAAGATCGTCTATTTTTTCAACAGTGACGACAAGTACCCGAAGGAAATCGAAATACCCAACTGCGAAAGTCCGTGCTCATTGACGCGCTTTGAGCAGGTAATGGAAACGGTTCGCTTAAGAAACTACGATGAGACGTGCCAGCTCGTGTAA
- the LOC125951288 gene encoding serine-arginine protein 55 isoform X2 has product MVGSRVYVGGLPYGVRERDLERFFKGYGRTRDILIKNGYGFVEFEDYRDADDAVYELNGKELLGERVVVEPARGTARGPSGYRERDRYDRDRGRGGRYDKNSSRYGPPLRTEYRLIVDNLSTRVSWQDLKDYMRQAGEVTYADAHKQRKNEGVVEFATLSDMKTAIEKLDDTELNGRRIRLVEDRGGRNGRNGRGRSRSSSSRSRSRSRRRTRSRSRSRRSSRSRSKSRSRSKSKNGSKSPEKSRSRSRSNKSRDNSKSKSRSRSPKRDRDESRSRSRSRSKSHSRSRSKSKDNKSRSRSRSRSRSRSPRSHSRSRDRSQSQDKSNDKSRSASPKNNDHSPERNESMED; this is encoded by the exons ATGGTTGGATCCCGCGTGTACGTCGGCGGCTTGCCCTACGGCGTTCGCGAACGCGATTTGGAGCGATTTTTCAAGGGGTATGGTCGAACCCGCGATATTCTTATCAAGAATGGATATGGTTTTGTG GAATTCGAGGACTACCGGGATGCCGATGACGCCGTGTACGAGTTAAACGGAAAAGAGCTGCTAGGAGAAAG GGTGGTCGTGGAACCGGCGCGTGGGACCGCCCGTGGACCAAGCGGCTACCGTGAACGAGATCGGTATGATAGGGATCGTGGTCGCGGCGGTCGTTATGACAA GAACAGTTCCCGCTATGGACCGCCGCTGCGCACGGAATACCGCCTGATTGTGGACAACCTTTCAACCCGCGTTAGCTGGCAG GATTTGAAAGACTACATGCGTCAGGCCGGAGAGGTTACCTACGCAGACGCTCATAAGCAACGGAAGAATGAAGG TGTGGTTGAGTTCGCTACTCTATCGGATATGAAAACAGCGATCGAAAAGCTGGATGATACGGAGCTGAATGGACGGCGTATCCGCTTGGTTGAAGATCGCGGTGGACGTAATGGGCGCAACGGACGGGGTCGATCCCGTTCCTCGAGCAGCCGCtcgcgttcccgttcccgtcgCCGTACGCGTTcccgttcgcgatcgcgtcgctCCTCTCGCAGTCGCTCGAAGTCACGCAGCCGCTCCAAGTCCAAGAACGGTTCGAAATCGCCCGAAAAGTCACGCTCGCGCTCCCGTTCAAA caaATCGCGTGACAACAGCAAATCGAAATCACGATCCCGCTCACcgaaacgcgatcgcgatgagtcgcgttctcgctctcgttcgcgctcgaaGTCGCACTCGCGGTCGCGCTCCAAGTCGAAGGATAACAaatctcgttctcgctctcgatcACGTTCCCGCTCACGCTCGCCCCGTTCTCACTCTCGATCCCGCGACCGTTCCCAGTCGCAGGACAAATCAAACGATAAATCGCGATCGGCATCTCCTAAAAATAACGATCACTCTCCAGAGCGTAATGAAAGTATGGAAGATTAA
- the LOC125951288 gene encoding serine-arginine protein 55 isoform X1 produces the protein MVGSRVYVGGLPYGVRERDLERFFKGYGRTRDILIKNGYGFVEFEDYRDADDAVYELNGKELLGERVVVEPARGTARGPSGYRERDRYDRDRGRGGRYDKYKSNSRNSSRYGPPLRTEYRLIVDNLSTRVSWQDLKDYMRQAGEVTYADAHKQRKNEGVVEFATLSDMKTAIEKLDDTELNGRRIRLVEDRGGRNGRNGRGRSRSSSSRSRSRSRRRTRSRSRSRRSSRSRSKSRSRSKSKNGSKSPEKSRSRSRSNKSRDNSKSKSRSRSPKRDRDESRSRSRSRSKSHSRSRSKSKDNKSRSRSRSRSRSRSPRSHSRSRDRSQSQDKSNDKSRSASPKNNDHSPERNESMED, from the exons ATGGTTGGATCCCGCGTGTACGTCGGCGGCTTGCCCTACGGCGTTCGCGAACGCGATTTGGAGCGATTTTTCAAGGGGTATGGTCGAACCCGCGATATTCTTATCAAGAATGGATATGGTTTTGTG GAATTCGAGGACTACCGGGATGCCGATGACGCCGTGTACGAGTTAAACGGAAAAGAGCTGCTAGGAGAAAG GGTGGTCGTGGAACCGGCGCGTGGGACCGCCCGTGGACCAAGCGGCTACCGTGAACGAGATCGGTATGATAGGGATCGTGGTCGCGGCGGTCGTTATGACAA ATATAAAAGCAATTCCAGGAACAGTTCCCGCTATGGACCGCCGCTGCGCACGGAATACCGCCTGATTGTGGACAACCTTTCAACCCGCGTTAGCTGGCAG GATTTGAAAGACTACATGCGTCAGGCCGGAGAGGTTACCTACGCAGACGCTCATAAGCAACGGAAGAATGAAGG TGTGGTTGAGTTCGCTACTCTATCGGATATGAAAACAGCGATCGAAAAGCTGGATGATACGGAGCTGAATGGACGGCGTATCCGCTTGGTTGAAGATCGCGGTGGACGTAATGGGCGCAACGGACGGGGTCGATCCCGTTCCTCGAGCAGCCGCtcgcgttcccgttcccgtcgCCGTACGCGTTcccgttcgcgatcgcgtcgctCCTCTCGCAGTCGCTCGAAGTCACGCAGCCGCTCCAAGTCCAAGAACGGTTCGAAATCGCCCGAAAAGTCACGCTCGCGCTCCCGTTCAAA caaATCGCGTGACAACAGCAAATCGAAATCACGATCCCGCTCACcgaaacgcgatcgcgatgagtcgcgttctcgctctcgttcgcgctcgaaGTCGCACTCGCGGTCGCGCTCCAAGTCGAAGGATAACAaatctcgttctcgctctcgatcACGTTCCCGCTCACGCTCGCCCCGTTCTCACTCTCGATCCCGCGACCGTTCCCAGTCGCAGGACAAATCAAACGATAAATCGCGATCGGCATCTCCTAAAAATAACGATCACTCTCCAGAGCGTAATGAAAGTATGGAAGATTAA
- the LOC125951288 gene encoding serine-arginine protein 55 isoform X4, translating to MVGSRVYVGGLPYGVRERDLERFFKGYGRTRDILIKNGYGFVEFEDYRDADDAVYELNGKELLGERVVVEPARGTARGPSGYRERDRYDRDRGRGGRYDKNSSRYGPPLRTEYRLIVDNLSTRVSWQAAALAR from the exons ATGGTTGGATCCCGCGTGTACGTCGGCGGCTTGCCCTACGGCGTTCGCGAACGCGATTTGGAGCGATTTTTCAAGGGGTATGGTCGAACCCGCGATATTCTTATCAAGAATGGATATGGTTTTGTG GAATTCGAGGACTACCGGGATGCCGATGACGCCGTGTACGAGTTAAACGGAAAAGAGCTGCTAGGAGAAAG GGTGGTCGTGGAACCGGCGCGTGGGACCGCCCGTGGACCAAGCGGCTACCGTGAACGAGATCGGTATGATAGGGATCGTGGTCGCGGCGGTCGTTATGACAA GAACAGTTCCCGCTATGGACCGCCGCTGCGCACGGAATACCGCCTGATTGTGGACAACCTTTCAACCCGCGTTAGCTGGCAG GCGGCAGCCCTTGCTAGATGA
- the LOC125951288 gene encoding serine-arginine protein 55 isoform X3: MVGSRVYVGGLPYGVRERDLERFFKGYGRTRDILIKNGYGFVEFEDYRDADDAVYELNGKELLGERVVVEPARGTARGPSGYRERDRYDRDRGRGGRYDKYKSNSRNSSRYGPPLRTEYRLIVDNLSTRVSWQAAALAR, translated from the exons ATGGTTGGATCCCGCGTGTACGTCGGCGGCTTGCCCTACGGCGTTCGCGAACGCGATTTGGAGCGATTTTTCAAGGGGTATGGTCGAACCCGCGATATTCTTATCAAGAATGGATATGGTTTTGTG GAATTCGAGGACTACCGGGATGCCGATGACGCCGTGTACGAGTTAAACGGAAAAGAGCTGCTAGGAGAAAG GGTGGTCGTGGAACCGGCGCGTGGGACCGCCCGTGGACCAAGCGGCTACCGTGAACGAGATCGGTATGATAGGGATCGTGGTCGCGGCGGTCGTTATGACAA ATATAAAAGCAATTCCAGGAACAGTTCCCGCTATGGACCGCCGCTGCGCACGGAATACCGCCTGATTGTGGACAACCTTTCAACCCGCGTTAGCTGGCAG GCGGCAGCCCTTGCTAGATGA